In Thalassotalea sp. Sam97, a single window of DNA contains:
- a CDS encoding CoA-transferase subunit beta: MTTDIQEFSLAELMICAAAEAFRHDGEKLATGIGVIPRLAASLAKATFNQDLMMTDSEAYMLEKANPLGKRPAEFVQANESWIGFARIFDNVWSGQRHAMIGPTQIDRFGQCNISAIGKDYNAPKVQMLGVRGLPGNSISHANSFFVPSHNKKVFLDGECDVVCSIGYNPERLPKGYELSDIDIRLVITDLCVMDWQGPNHQLRVISLHPGVTFEEVQDNTSFPLHKIDNLGETKAPTAEQLEIIRAMDPHNLRAMQLKDNPPGIRR, translated from the coding sequence ATGACAACCGATATTCAAGAATTTTCACTTGCTGAATTAATGATTTGTGCTGCTGCTGAAGCGTTTCGCCACGACGGTGAAAAACTGGCTACTGGCATTGGCGTGATCCCACGTTTGGCGGCAAGCTTAGCAAAAGCAACCTTTAACCAAGATTTGATGATGACCGACTCAGAAGCTTACATGCTAGAGAAAGCCAACCCACTTGGTAAGCGTCCTGCAGAATTCGTACAAGCAAATGAGTCATGGATTGGCTTTGCGCGTATCTTCGATAACGTGTGGAGTGGTCAGCGTCATGCGATGATTGGTCCAACGCAAATTGACCGCTTTGGTCAATGTAATATTTCGGCGATTGGTAAAGATTACAATGCCCCGAAAGTGCAAATGCTAGGTGTGCGCGGTTTACCGGGCAATTCAATCTCACATGCAAACTCGTTCTTTGTACCATCACATAACAAAAAAGTGTTCTTAGACGGTGAATGTGACGTGGTGTGCTCTATTGGTTATAACCCAGAGCGTTTGCCAAAAGGTTATGAGCTAAGTGATATCGATATTCGCTTGGTGATCACTGACTTATGTGTCATGGATTGGCAAGGTCCGAATCATCAGTTGCGCGTTATCAGCTTACACCCTGGTGTGACGTTTGAAGAGGTACAAGACAACACCTCATTCCCACTGCATAAAATCGACAACCTTGGCGAGACCAAAGCACCAACGGCAGAGCAGCTTGAAATTATCCGTGCTATGGATCCACACAACTTACGCGCCATGCAGTTAAAAGATAACCCACCGGGTATCCGTCGTTAA
- a CDS encoding CoA transferase subunit A — translation MNKLMNPADVVANLKDGMTIGIGGWGPRRKPMALIRAILNSDVKDLTVVSYGGADVGMLCAAGKVKKLIFAFVSLDFMPLEPYFRQARQAGSLEVMEVDEGMLLHGLRAAAWGCPFIPTAVGLGTDVIRHNDIEVISSPYDNKDWVAMPAIKLDMALVHVNKADARGVCQINAQDCFMDEWFVRAADKAFVSCEEVVDSEYFYDPAQANKVLWERNCTTGVIHIPGGAHPSSCQPEYGFDVDHFKAYAKTAKEGGFQAYAEQYVLNRSEDEYQAIVGGLEHIQSLPQPVY, via the coding sequence ATGAACAAATTAATGAACCCCGCAGATGTGGTAGCCAATTTAAAAGATGGTATGACCATCGGTATTGGCGGCTGGGGTCCAAGACGTAAGCCGATGGCGTTAATTCGCGCCATTTTAAACTCAGATGTAAAAGACCTAACGGTTGTCTCATACGGTGGTGCCGATGTCGGCATGCTATGTGCTGCAGGTAAAGTGAAAAAGCTTATTTTTGCTTTTGTATCATTAGATTTCATGCCGTTAGAGCCTTATTTTCGTCAGGCGCGCCAAGCCGGTAGCCTTGAGGTAATGGAAGTTGACGAAGGCATGCTATTGCATGGTCTGCGCGCAGCTGCATGGGGTTGTCCGTTTATTCCAACCGCGGTTGGCTTAGGTACCGACGTTATTCGTCACAACGATATCGAAGTGATTTCAAGCCCATACGACAACAAAGATTGGGTGGCGATGCCTGCGATCAAATTGGACATGGCATTGGTACATGTAAATAAAGCCGATGCCCGCGGTGTATGTCAAATTAACGCCCAAGACTGCTTTATGGACGAATGGTTTGTTCGTGCTGCTGATAAAGCATTCGTGAGCTGTGAAGAAGTGGTTGATAGCGAATACTTCTACGATCCAGCACAAGCAAATAAAGTTCTGTGGGAGCGTAACTGCACAACCGGTGTGATTCATATCCCAGGTGGTGCACACCCAAGTTCTTGTCAACCAGAATACGGCTTTGACGTTGATCATTTTAAAGCGTATGCAAAAACTGCCAAAGAGGGTGGTTTCCAAGCATATGCAGAGCAATACGTGTTAAATCGCTCTGAAGACGAATACCAAGCAATTGTTGGTGGTCTAGAGCACATTCAATCATTACCACAGCCGGTGTATTAA
- a CDS encoding VOC family protein has protein sequence MDIQALGYFVAQTTDLKKWQDYAQNVLGMMTSTAPDGGLYVKMDERPFRFLILEGERDCYLSSGWELASKADFDQATKELNEKGVAWEMGSAALCDQRGVQALAILQDPSGNTHELYWGHRSDCLPFVSPQGVNKFVTGEMGLGHTVLPAPEFDVTLAFLQDVLGFETSDIFNFKPAPDMDPLPIYFMHCANPRHHSLAICAFPVESGCVHTMVEVENMTEVGRAYDRFQEHGVALSATLGQHLNDKMVSFYMKTPSGFDMEYGYGGLQVDWDEHSVFEFTRVSLWGHDFSVGQQGEQE, from the coding sequence ATGGACATTCAAGCGTTAGGCTATTTTGTAGCGCAAACAACCGATTTAAAAAAATGGCAAGATTATGCCCAAAACGTACTTGGCATGATGACTTCAACGGCGCCTGACGGCGGTTTATACGTGAAAATGGATGAGCGTCCGTTTCGCTTTTTGATTTTAGAAGGCGAGCGCGACTGCTACCTATCATCAGGTTGGGAATTAGCATCGAAAGCTGATTTTGACCAAGCGACCAAAGAATTAAATGAAAAAGGCGTTGCTTGGGAAATGGGTAGTGCCGCTCTGTGCGATCAGCGTGGTGTGCAAGCGCTTGCGATTTTACAAGATCCATCAGGCAACACCCATGAACTTTACTGGGGCCATCGCTCTGATTGTTTACCGTTTGTATCACCACAAGGCGTCAATAAGTTCGTCACCGGTGAGATGGGCTTAGGTCACACGGTATTACCTGCGCCAGAGTTTGATGTAACACTCGCATTCTTACAAGACGTGCTAGGTTTTGAAACCAGTGACATTTTCAATTTCAAACCAGCACCGGATATGGATCCGCTGCCAATTTACTTTATGCACTGTGCAAACCCGCGTCACCATAGCTTAGCGATTTGTGCATTCCCTGTTGAGTCAGGTTGTGTACACACCATGGTAGAAGTAGAAAACATGACCGAAGTCGGTCGTGCGTATGACCGCTTCCAAGAGCACGGTGTCGCGTTGTCGGCAACACTTGGCCAGCACCTTAACGACAAAATGGTATCGTTCTACATGAAAACCCCATCGGGCTTTGATATGGAATACGGCTACGGGGGTTTGCAAGTTGATTGGGATGAACATTCTGTATTTGAATTTACTCGCGTCAGCTTGTGGGGACACGACTTCAGCGTTGGCCAACAAGGAGAGCAAGAATAA
- a CDS encoding TonB-dependent receptor, with amino-acid sequence MTKTTSNKQGRFAIAPIALAIVSALSSVAYAQEQGEEADKKGIERIEVTAQKRVSSLQETPIAITALNSEAIENYGIEDIGDINSLAPNVRISPAIGSSFNVGINIRGLGVSEPSLAIDPKVGIYLDGVYLARNAGAIFNIVDLERVEVLRGPQGTLWGKNTTGGALSLVTKKPSDEFEFSQTFTAGSFNQFKSKTSIDTGAFGDFTAKFTYLHSEQDGWATNTFEGAKEKHLGSEDLDAMRFVLRYTGDTFMVDYSYDSTDSEAVSIPTQISNVRPYFADPTVPTLNLGNNTLYAGNVFAMMAANEHDASRQTEFSLDNHGPEKVDIEGHNLTIEWDFAENHMFKSISSYRDYKSHILDGVDLDGGAYMGAALDFTTMPPSLDYSNLITLPGFHFSGTKEQDQKSQEFQLIGDFINGQLKYVAGYYYFEEEGEEINPWALSIFTGRGANILFADPLPFGNFYHVSAESEAVFANFDYALTDQLNIIAGIRYTQDDRTLTNLSAPDVMLANDITSEKGWSKTVGSILANYVYDDDLTLYASIQQGYASGVYNPGSIDRFAFLSTGQANFEGTLTPSDPEDTTAYEIGMKSITLDDRLMVNTALFFNDNTNLQKTELDGTIRVSRNTGESETKGVEVDAQFLATPDLSFTVSLGYQDTEYTDPEYTDQTTYSGTLAMDWTVAELDWGDVLFHADYVLVDEYQFSVSDPTLIADAYELLNARISLANIDVGDRSSLNIAAWGRNITDEEYIVHGANMSFFDAQTYGAPASYGIDVRFDF; translated from the coding sequence ATGACCAAAACAACAAGTAACAAACAGGGACGCTTTGCGATTGCACCGATAGCTCTTGCTATTGTCAGCGCATTATCATCAGTAGCTTATGCGCAGGAGCAGGGAGAAGAAGCCGATAAAAAGGGCATTGAGCGTATTGAAGTAACCGCGCAAAAACGTGTTAGTTCTTTACAAGAAACACCCATCGCGATTACCGCATTAAACTCAGAAGCGATTGAAAATTATGGCATTGAAGATATTGGTGATATCAATTCATTAGCGCCGAATGTGAGAATTTCGCCGGCAATAGGCAGCTCATTTAACGTTGGTATTAATATACGTGGTTTGGGTGTTAGTGAACCATCACTGGCAATTGATCCGAAAGTGGGTATTTATCTCGATGGTGTTTACTTAGCACGCAATGCTGGTGCTATTTTTAATATTGTCGATTTAGAGCGCGTTGAAGTATTGCGTGGTCCACAAGGTACCTTATGGGGTAAAAACACCACGGGTGGTGCACTGAGTTTGGTGACTAAAAAGCCTTCAGATGAGTTTGAATTTAGTCAAACTTTTACGGCGGGTTCGTTCAATCAATTTAAATCCAAGACATCCATTGATACTGGTGCATTTGGGGATTTTACTGCCAAATTTACCTATTTGCACAGCGAACAAGATGGTTGGGCAACCAATACCTTTGAAGGCGCAAAAGAAAAACACTTAGGCTCTGAAGATCTTGATGCCATGCGTTTTGTGCTGCGTTATACAGGCGATACCTTTATGGTAGATTACAGCTACGACAGTACCGATAGTGAAGCAGTGTCTATTCCGACGCAAATCAGTAATGTCCGCCCATACTTTGCGGATCCAACGGTACCAACTCTAAATCTTGGTAACAACACTCTATATGCCGGCAATGTTTTTGCCATGATGGCGGCTAACGAGCATGATGCGAGCCGACAAACTGAATTCTCTCTCGATAATCATGGTCCTGAAAAAGTGGATATTGAGGGTCATAACTTAACTATAGAGTGGGATTTTGCGGAAAATCACATGTTTAAGTCAATAAGCTCCTATCGTGATTATAAGTCGCATATTCTTGATGGTGTTGATTTAGATGGTGGTGCCTATATGGGGGCGGCGCTCGATTTTACGACCATGCCACCGAGCCTCGATTATAGTAATCTTATTACCCTACCGGGCTTTCACTTTAGCGGCACCAAAGAGCAAGATCAAAAATCACAAGAATTCCAATTGATAGGTGATTTTATCAATGGTCAGCTGAAATACGTCGCGGGTTATTACTACTTTGAAGAAGAAGGCGAAGAAATCAATCCGTGGGCGCTCAGTATATTTACAGGCCGAGGCGCGAATATTCTATTTGCTGATCCACTGCCCTTTGGTAATTTTTATCATGTTAGCGCGGAATCGGAAGCGGTATTTGCCAACTTCGATTACGCACTGACTGATCAGTTAAATATCATCGCCGGTATACGCTATACCCAAGACGATAGAACACTGACCAATTTGTCAGCACCGGATGTGATGTTAGCAAACGATATTACCTCTGAAAAAGGTTGGTCAAAAACCGTTGGCTCAATCTTGGCCAATTATGTCTATGATGATGATCTCACGCTGTACGCAAGTATTCAGCAAGGTTACGCGTCGGGTGTTTATAACCCGGGCTCAATCGATCGTTTTGCCTTTTTATCAACCGGCCAAGCAAACTTTGAAGGAACATTAACGCCATCGGATCCAGAAGATACCACCGCTTATGAAATAGGTATGAAGTCGATTACGCTTGATGATCGTCTGATGGTTAACACCGCGTTGTTCTTCAATGACAACACCAACCTGCAAAAAACCGAGCTTGATGGCACTATTCGTGTATCACGTAATACCGGAGAGTCCGAAACTAAAGGTGTCGAAGTGGATGCCCAATTCTTGGCAACGCCTGACTTATCATTCACGGTTAGCTTAGGTTATCAGGACACTGAGTATACCGATCCAGAATACACTGACCAAACCACATACTCCGGGACGCTAGCGATGGACTGGACAGTAGCTGAGCTTGATTGGGGCGATGTTCTGTTTCACGCCGATTACGTGTTAGTTGATGAATATCAGTTCTCGGTTTCTGATCCAACCCTGATTGCCGATGCGTACGAGCTACTTAATGCACGCATCAGCCTAGCTAACATCGATGTGGGTGATCGCTCAAGTCTAAATATCGCGGCTTGGGGTCGTAACATTACCGATGAAGAGTATATTGTTCATGGTGCGAATATGTCATTTTTTGACGCGCAAACGTATGGTGCGCCTGCATCATATGGTATCGATGTACGATTTGACTTCTAA
- a CDS encoding MaoC/PaaZ C-terminal domain-containing protein, with amino-acid sequence MSAKPLPISTHISKPFWKNLAEHKLTALKCDDCGGWTFYARKHCQHCFSHSLQWQEVKGKATLYSFTIARIPTLPEFADEGLQILAVVEFEEGIRMNSTIVGVNEQDVKIGMTLKPVFDHVSKAGDTLVRFTSVDSDYGNKAYANPLESLTRNDKGQVIVPLANQAALMALADEPFTDWSNELTITQDIINEFAALSGDDYWIHTDPERSKTESPYGTTIAHGSLVQVLQSKLQIPLGYEVTGFNTMVNYGSNKLRFPAPVPVDSVVHARAKVKDVSVSPKGVQLILEVHIHVVDNERPSVINELVIYYR; translated from the coding sequence ATGAGCGCAAAACCATTACCAATTTCTACCCATATTTCTAAGCCATTTTGGAAAAACTTAGCTGAACACAAATTAACAGCACTTAAATGTGATGATTGTGGTGGCTGGACATTTTACGCACGTAAACATTGTCAGCACTGTTTTTCGCATTCTTTACAGTGGCAAGAAGTCAAAGGTAAAGCAACACTTTATAGCTTCACCATTGCCCGTATTCCGACGTTACCTGAATTTGCTGATGAAGGGCTACAGATATTAGCTGTGGTTGAGTTCGAGGAAGGCATTCGCATGAACAGCACCATTGTTGGTGTTAACGAACAAGATGTAAAAATCGGCATGACATTAAAGCCAGTATTTGATCATGTATCAAAAGCAGGCGATACCTTAGTACGTTTTACATCAGTTGATTCTGATTATGGTAACAAGGCCTATGCTAACCCACTAGAGAGTTTAACGCGCAATGATAAAGGCCAAGTGATTGTCCCACTTGCCAACCAAGCAGCGCTTATGGCACTCGCCGACGAACCGTTCACCGACTGGAGTAATGAACTGACCATTACCCAAGATATCATCAATGAGTTTGCGGCTTTGTCGGGTGATGACTACTGGATCCACACCGACCCTGAGCGTTCTAAAACCGAAAGTCCGTATGGTACCACCATTGCTCATGGGTCACTTGTGCAGGTATTGCAATCAAAACTGCAAATTCCATTAGGTTACGAAGTGACAGGTTTTAATACCATGGTTAACTATGGCTCGAACAAGCTGCGTTTCCCAGCTCCGGTACCCGTTGATTCTGTGGTGCACGCCCGCGCAAAAGTCAAAGATGTCAGCGTTAGCCCTAAAGGTGTTCAACTTATTTTAGAGGTGCATATTCACGTAGTGGATAATGAGCGCCCATCGGTTATCAATGAATTAGTGATTTACTATCGTTAA
- a CDS encoding thiolase family protein, with amino-acid sequence MSLTGKAAIVGAAQYKPEKYKTAPQMFHLEQVADLAHQALQDSGLEASDLDGIVVNGAQFHEAEVFVPAMAAEYLGIEVNFAEVVDLGGCTGVGMMWRAAAAIEMGLCQAVLCVIPARMAPFAPNEDPSWLFEAMKYGGHSTRFGAPEAEFDLPYGHMGQNTGYAMIAQRYAAQYGYNQEAMAKLAVDQRTNALSNPNAIFYNQPLSISDVLESKMVADPLHVLEIVMPVAGGAAVIVASKELLERTNHRPAVIKGFGERLSFKSPSYAKDMTVTPVAAAAKKAFEMSGLAPADMHAAQIYDCYTITVLLSLEDAGFIKKGEGMKFLMENDLTFKGNFPLNTHGGQLSFGQSGAAGGMSQIIEAFHQITGRAGDRQLGTCDNVFVSGTGGVMSEQGALVLQGA; translated from the coding sequence ATGAGTCTTACAGGAAAAGCGGCCATTGTTGGTGCTGCTCAATATAAACCGGAAAAGTACAAAACGGCACCGCAAATGTTCCATCTGGAGCAGGTGGCAGATCTTGCTCATCAAGCGTTGCAAGACTCGGGTTTAGAAGCAAGCGACCTAGACGGTATTGTGGTTAATGGCGCGCAATTTCATGAAGCGGAAGTGTTCGTACCGGCGATGGCCGCTGAATACCTTGGTATTGAAGTAAACTTTGCCGAAGTGGTTGACTTAGGTGGATGTACCGGTGTTGGCATGATGTGGCGTGCTGCGGCCGCCATTGAGATGGGTTTATGTCAAGCGGTGCTGTGTGTGATCCCTGCACGCATGGCACCGTTTGCGCCAAATGAAGATCCATCATGGTTATTTGAGGCAATGAAATACGGTGGCCATAGTACTCGCTTTGGTGCACCAGAGGCTGAATTCGATCTACCGTATGGCCATATGGGCCAAAATACCGGGTATGCGATGATTGCTCAGCGCTACGCTGCCCAGTATGGTTACAATCAAGAAGCGATGGCTAAATTGGCTGTCGATCAGCGCACCAACGCTCTAAGCAATCCTAATGCGATATTTTACAACCAGCCTCTCAGTATTTCAGACGTACTAGAATCTAAGATGGTTGCCGACCCCCTGCACGTATTGGAAATCGTGATGCCAGTAGCAGGTGGTGCTGCGGTGATTGTTGCCAGCAAAGAACTACTTGAGCGCACCAACCATCGCCCAGCGGTAATCAAAGGTTTTGGTGAGCGTTTATCGTTTAAATCACCGTCGTACGCGAAAGACATGACAGTGACTCCGGTTGCTGCCGCAGCGAAAAAAGCGTTTGAAATGTCAGGCTTAGCACCGGCCGATATGCACGCAGCACAAATTTATGATTGTTATACCATCACCGTTTTACTGTCGTTGGAAGATGCTGGCTTTATCAAAAAAGGCGAGGGTATGAAGTTCTTGATGGAGAACGATTTAACCTTCAAAGGTAATTTCCCATTAAATACCCATGGTGGTCAACTGAGCTTTGGTCAGTCTGGTGCAGCCGGTGGTATGTCGCAAATTATCGAAGCTTTCCACCAAATTACTGGACGAGCGGGCGATCGCCAACTGGGTACTTGTGACAATGTGTTTGTTAGCGGTACCGGCGGTGTTATGAGTGAACAAGGTGCCTTAGTGTTACAGGGAGCATAA
- a CDS encoding long-chain-acyl-CoA synthetase, protein MTTNVMMKEPSERTVVDRQVTQAKMDARSAAAMKIHPKQSYSVADRLEAQASQYADRAFIIYQGQNYSYAEINKQADKYARALYSLGVRPGDTCAIALENRPEFFITWFALTKIGAVTAFLNTHVSGIPLKHAIESTNAKAVVVGDECLQNFIDTEDLATTNFWRLTDSEKTADSAQTSQFSDALIATLPEIADTPFDRTIRADVVAQSPMLLIFTSGTTGLPKAAIYSHLRWLCSGDVMQVTINATQDDVFYCCLPLYHGAAATSVTSTALASGASIVVRRKFSVSKFWLEIAEHNITVCQYIGEICRYLLNRNIPAPAHKLRAMMGAGLSAESWQRWLDAYGEMDIFEGWGSTESNTNLINLDNFIGSCGRVPDWQKTNFRLVKFDVEADDYVRDENGFCILCEPGEVGEGLGFIVDHPDVGAGRFEGYTNADDTESKIIRNVFQQGDAYWRSGDLLKYDENGYFYFVDRVGDTFRWKSENVSTQEVATVLAQYSDAEFINVYGVLVPEHEGRAGMANVVMQPGKSFNSKEFYQICHNNLPHYAEPLFVRVSEQADMTTTFKLRKVDLQRQGYSPELCKDQLFIKDDKAQDYVPYSEQALANLGVPKFNKEEA, encoded by the coding sequence ATGACAACCAATGTAATGATGAAAGAGCCGAGCGAGCGTACCGTTGTCGATAGGCAAGTAACGCAAGCGAAAATGGATGCACGCAGTGCTGCGGCGATGAAAATCCACCCGAAACAATCGTATTCGGTAGCAGACAGATTAGAAGCGCAAGCAAGCCAATATGCAGATCGCGCTTTTATTATTTATCAAGGGCAAAACTACAGTTATGCTGAGATAAATAAGCAAGCGGATAAATATGCCCGCGCATTGTATAGCTTAGGCGTGCGCCCAGGCGATACCTGTGCGATTGCCTTAGAAAACCGCCCTGAATTTTTTATCACTTGGTTTGCGTTAACCAAAATTGGCGCTGTCACGGCGTTTTTAAATACTCATGTATCGGGTATCCCATTAAAACACGCGATTGAAAGTACCAATGCAAAGGCTGTGGTTGTCGGTGATGAGTGTCTACAAAATTTTATCGATACCGAAGACTTAGCAACGACGAATTTTTGGCGTTTAACGGATTCAGAAAAAACTGCCGATAGCGCGCAGACTAGTCAATTTTCGGATGCATTGATTGCCACCTTACCAGAAATTGCAGACACACCATTTGACCGCACGATTCGCGCAGATGTTGTTGCCCAAAGCCCAATGCTGTTGATTTTTACCTCGGGTACCACCGGTTTGCCGAAAGCGGCGATTTATAGCCATTTGCGCTGGTTGTGCTCAGGTGATGTTATGCAAGTAACCATCAATGCGACGCAAGACGACGTGTTTTATTGCTGCTTGCCGTTATATCATGGTGCGGCGGCAACGTCAGTGACGTCAACGGCCTTGGCCAGTGGTGCGTCAATAGTGGTACGTCGTAAGTTCAGCGTCTCCAAGTTCTGGCTAGAAATTGCTGAGCACAACATTACCGTATGCCAGTACATTGGTGAGATTTGTCGCTACTTATTAAATCGCAATATTCCTGCACCAGCGCATAAGTTACGCGCTATGATGGGGGCAGGGCTAAGTGCCGAGTCATGGCAACGTTGGCTTGACGCCTACGGTGAGATGGATATTTTTGAGGGTTGGGGATCAACCGAATCAAATACCAATTTAATTAACTTAGATAACTTTATCGGTTCATGTGGCCGCGTGCCGGATTGGCAAAAAACCAATTTCCGTTTGGTTAAATTTGATGTTGAAGCTGATGATTACGTGCGCGACGAAAACGGTTTTTGTATTTTGTGTGAACCTGGCGAAGTCGGTGAAGGCTTAGGTTTTATTGTTGATCATCCTGATGTTGGTGCCGGACGCTTTGAAGGTTACACCAATGCCGACGACACCGAGAGCAAGATCATTCGCAATGTATTTCAGCAAGGCGATGCGTATTGGCGCTCAGGTGACTTACTTAAGTACGACGAAAATGGTTATTTCTACTTTGTCGACCGCGTTGGTGATACTTTCCGCTGGAAGAGTGAAAACGTGTCAACACAAGAAGTGGCTACGGTGTTAGCACAGTACAGTGACGCAGAATTTATCAACGTATACGGTGTACTTGTGCCAGAGCATGAAGGTCGCGCCGGTATGGCGAACGTGGTTATGCAACCAGGCAAGTCATTTAACAGTAAAGAATTTTATCAAATTTGTCATAATAACCTACCACACTACGCTGAGCCGTTATTTGTTCGAGTGAGTGAGCAGGCGGATATGACAACAACATTTAAGCTACGTAAAGTAGATTTACAACGCCAAGGTTACTCTCCAGAGCTTTGTAAAGATCAATTGTTCATCAAAGATGACAAAGCCCAAGATTATGTTCCTTATTCTGAGCAGGCATTAGCGAATTTGGGCGTACCAAAATTTAACAAGGAGGAGGCTTAA
- a CDS encoding alpha/beta fold hydrolase — translation MTFDPYEHLPEGHYTTLSNGITVHHLDVGTGPTVIWLHGSGPGASGHSNFKGNYPAFAEAGFRNIVLDLPGFGRTDKPENVAYNLEFYVECLNLFIQARDLGPAILLGNSLGGAIALGQTLAHPETVSRLILMAPGGVEERETYFEMEGIKRMVEVYNQGPMTIDKMREVMKLQLFDASALTDDILRERVGVAVTQPANLFSTMMVPNMTERLHEINVDCLGFWGVNDVFNPPMGTHKFLDNMKNAKFIMLNNCGHWVQVEHTDYFNRMCIDFLTHPES, via the coding sequence ATGACATTCGATCCCTACGAACATTTGCCTGAAGGGCACTACACCACACTTAGCAATGGCATTACAGTACACCATTTAGATGTTGGTACTGGTCCAACGGTTATTTGGTTACACGGCAGTGGCCCAGGCGCAAGTGGTCACAGTAACTTTAAAGGCAACTACCCGGCGTTTGCAGAAGCGGGTTTTCGTAATATCGTGCTTGACTTACCTGGCTTTGGTCGAACCGACAAGCCAGAAAACGTTGCCTATAACCTAGAGTTTTATGTAGAGTGTTTGAACCTATTTATCCAAGCACGTGATTTAGGTCCGGCAATTTTATTAGGTAACTCATTAGGTGGCGCGATAGCCCTTGGCCAAACATTAGCACACCCAGAAACGGTATCACGTTTAATTTTAATGGCACCAGGCGGTGTTGAAGAGCGCGAAACCTATTTTGAAATGGAAGGCATCAAACGCATGGTTGAGGTATATAACCAAGGCCCTATGACCATTGACAAGATGCGTGAAGTAATGAAACTGCAATTGTTTGATGCATCAGCGTTAACCGATGATATCCTACGTGAGCGTGTTGGCGTAGCAGTAACCCAACCAGCGAACCTATTCAGCACCATGATGGTACCAAACATGACCGAACGTTTGCATGAAATCAACGTTGATTGTCTTGGTTTTTGGGGTGTTAACGATGTATTCAACCCACCGATGGGCACTCATAAGTTTTTAGATAATATGAAAAATGCCAAATTTATCATGCTAAATAATTGCGGTCACTGGGTACAAGTAGAACACACTGACTACTTTAACCGCATGTGTATTGATTTTCTTACTCACCCTGAGTCATAA